The genomic DNA CGCCCAGCGCCCGCTCGCGCACCTTCGCGGTGAAGTCCTTCACGACGGGCAACGCCACGTCGGCGTCGAGCAGCGCCCGGCGGATCTCGCGCACGGTGCCGTCGACGTCGGACGCCGAGAGCTTGCCCTTGGTGCGGAGGTGCTTGAAGGTCTCTGCGAGGCGGTCTGAGAGCGTGCCGAACGTAGCCATGATCCCTCGATTCTAGGCGAGGGCGGATGCTCCCCCGCTTCGCGGGGCGCCCATCCCGGGTGGCGGTCGCTCGGCGGCCGCCGCGCGCTCAGCCCTCGAAGCGCACGTCGACGATCTCGCGACCCACGTCGATCGACACCACGAGCCGCTCGTCGGTGTCCTCGGGCGCGAGCCCGTACTCGAACTCGGCGAACGGCTCGCCCTGTTCGTCGGCCTCGGGGCGCAGGTCGACCCGCACGAGGCTCATCGAGCGCAGCGCGTCGACCTGATGATCGCCCGAATCACGGCCGATCGCGGCCTCGACGTCCTCGGCCTGCTCCAGCTCGGGATCGAGCAGCGTGTCGAGGAACCGCACCACCGGCGAACTCGACGAGTCGAGCTGGGTGACGAACGCGTTGCGCAGTTCGTCGTCGACGAGCTCGAGCTCGCCGACCAGGGTCGCGGCCGCGTCGAGCGCGGCCGTCGAGACCTGCTCGTCGTCGGCGTCGAGCACCACCTCGACCCGCTGGTCGGCGTACTCGACGTCCTCCGACCAGTAGTCGCCGACGATGCCGAAGTAATCGTGCTCGGTCGCCATGATGCCCCCTACCCGACCAGTTTCTGCGCGAACACGTGCGGTGTGAAGCCCGTGAGGTCGTTGATGCCCTCGCCCTGGCCGATGAGCTTGATCGGCAGGCCCGTCTTCTCCTGCACCGCGAGCACGAACCCGCCCTTCGCGCTGCCGTCGAGCTTGGTGAGCACGAGCCCCGTGACGCCGCCGTGCTCGATGAACGCCTCGGCCTGGGCGAGGCCGTTCTGGCCGGTCGTCGCGTCCAGGACGAGCAGCACCTCGCTGATCGGCGCCTGCTTCTCGACGACGCGCTTGATCTTGCCGAGCTCGTCCATGAGCCCGCCCTTGGTGTGCAGGCGCCCGGCGGTGTCGATGATGACGATCTCGGTGCCGTCCTGCTTGGCCTTCTCGACCGTCTGGAACGCGACCGAGGCCGGGTCCTGCCCCTCGCGCTCGGGGCGCACGATCGACGCGCCCGCGCGCTCGGCCCAGGTCGCGAGCTGGTCGACCGCCGCCGCGCGGAAGGTGTCGGCCGCACCGACCACGACCGACCGGTCGTAGGTGCGCAGGAACCGCGCGAACTTGCCGATCGTGGTGGTCTTGCCGACGCCGTTCACGCCCACGACCAGCACGACCGCGGGCCGCTCGGTGAGTTTCAGCGTCGGATCGTACTTCGCCAGCCGCTCCTCGACGATCTCGCGGAGCATCCGCTGCACGTCGCGGGGGTCGGTGGTCTTGTAGCGGTCGACGTCGGCCCTGATGCGCTCGACGATCTCCTCGGTGACCGCCGGGCCGAAGTCGGCGGTGATCAGCGCGGCCTCGAGGTCGTCCCACGTGTCGTCGTCGATGGTCTTCGCACCGAAGATGCCGCGGAGGGCGTTGCCGAGCGACCACGAAGCGCGTTCTGCCATGACTCCAGCCTACGGAGTCCGCTCGCGGGGTGTTGCGTGTCGGTCGCCTTCGGCACAATGGCGAGGGCGTGCCGGCGACCGAACCGCCGACCCCTGACGAGAGGATGCGCTCGACGATGACGCAGCTGTTCCCGAGAGTCACCCCAGCAGAGGCCGGGCTCGACCCCGCCGCCCTCGACCGGCTCTTCCGATCCCTCGACGGCATCCGCGACGTGCACAGCGCCATGGTGCTGCGCGACGGTGCGGTCGTCGCCGAGGGCTGGTGGCATCCCTACGCCGCCGACGAACCCCACCTGCTCTTCTCCGTCTCGAAGAGCTTCACGTCCGCGGCCGTGGGCCTCGCGATCGACGAAGGCCTGCTCTCGCTCGACGACCGCGTCGTCGACCTGCTGCCCGACGATGCGCCGGCCGACCCCGACGAGCACCTGGCCGAGCTTCGCGTCGGGCACCTGCTCACCATGACGAGCGGGCACGACGGCGATGCGATGCGCGCGGTCGACGAGCAGCCCGCCGGGCCGGGCGCCGGCTGGGCGCGGCAGATGCTGGCGCTGCCGGTCGTGCACGAACCGGGCAGCCGGTTCGAGTACAACACCGGCGCGACGTACCTGCTCGCGGCGATCCTGCACCGCGTCACCGGCGAGCACCTCGTCGACTACCTGATGCCGCGGCTGTTCGAGCCGCTCGGCATCGACCGACCGACGTGGGAGGAAGACCCCGACGGCATCGTCGTCGGCGGCTTCGGCCTCTCGCTCACCACCGAGCAGCTCGCCGCCTTCGGCCAGCTCCTGCTCCAGCGCGGGCGGTGGGGCGACCGGCAGCTCCTTCCGCCCGAGTGGGTCGTCGCCGCGACCGCGGCCGAGGTGCCGAACGCCCCGAGCGCCAACCCCGATTGGGAGCAGGGCTACGGCTTCCAGTTCTGGCGCTGCCGGTTCGGCGCGTACCGCGCCGACGGCGCCTTCGGGCAGTTCGCGATCGTCTGGCCCGAGCCGCGCCTCGTGTTCGCGATCACCGGAGGCCTCGGCGACATGCAGCCCGTGCTCGACGCGATCTGGGCGGCGTTCCCCGAGTTCGCGGGCGGCGAGGTCGCCGCGAGCGGCGCGATCGGCACGGATGCGTCGGAGCACGCCGTCCCGCAGGACCTCGCGCCGCTCGACCTCGCGACCCTCGCCGTCCCGACCGTCGCCGGGTCGCCGAGCTCCCCGATCGAACCCCGCATCGACGGCCGGCCCTACGCCGTCGACGCGAACCCGCTCGGGCTGTCGTCGTTCACGGTGAGCCGCGACGCCGTCGGGCGCCTCGTGTGGGGGCTGGGTCGCGACGGCGGGCCCGTGCACGTCACGACCGGGTTCGGCGCGTGGCATCCGGGCGAGTTGCCGCTCGGCGAGGGTTCCGCGCTCGTCGCGACCAGCGCAGCCTGGGTCGACGAGACGACGCTCGCGGTGCGCATCGTCTCGGTCTCGACGCCGTTCTCGTGGACCCACACGATCGCGTTCGACCCCGACGGCGCGCGGGCGGCGGTGACGGTCGACCAGAACGTCGCGTTCGGTCCGACTCGCCTCGTCGACGCCGTCGGCCGGGCGGTCCCCGACGCCGCCTGACGGCCGGGGCCGGCCGACCCGCGTCTGCCCGGCGACAGCCCGGCGGTGGTGACGGTTCGGCCGGCGGATGTCGTGACGGTTCGGCCGGCGGCGGTCGTGACGGTTCGGCCGGCGGTGCCCGGCGACCCGCAGCTCGCCCGAGCGGCGGGGTAGGCTCGCCGCGTGGGGCTGAAGGCGACCGCGGCGGCGCGAGTCGACCGCTGGAACCGCCGGGGACGGGGCGGCGCACTCGCGGCTGCCCTCGCCCTCGTCGCCGGAACCCTGGTCACCGGGCTGATCGCGACCTCCCAGCACGCGGCCGCGAGCGCGGACTGGCACGCGGCCGCCGCCCGGATCGCCGACCTGCGCGACCGCCACGACGACGCCGAGCAGACCCTCGCCGACGAGGCGCGCGTGCTCGCCGCGCTCGTCGCGGACGTCGACGCGATCCTCGTCGTGGGTGCAGCCGACCTTGGCCTCGTGCCCGGCGAGGCCGAGTCCCGACTCGTCGGCGCGCGCGACGCCGCTGCCCGACTCCTCGTCGGCGACAACGTCGACGCGCCCGCGGTGTTCGACGCCGTCGAGGCGGACCCCGCCGAGCTCGCCACCGCGGCGCTGCGCGCCGATGCCGCCGAATTCGCCGACGCGATCGCCCCGACCTCGGGGCGGGTCACCACGCTGGTCGAGCGAGGCCGGGCGGTCGCGGCATCCGCCGATCGCCTTCGCACCGCGGTCGCGCGCTTCGCCGTCGCAGCCGCCGACCGCGGTACGGCCATCCTGGCCGAACGCGGCGACGCCGACGACGCGGCGAAGGCGCACCTCAGCCGGCTCCTCGACGGTCTCGCCGGTCATCGGGCGAGTCGCCTCGCGACCGCGGTCGCGGCGTACCGCGACGCGGTCGCGGCGGTGGTCGCCGCCTCCGAGGAGGCGCGGGCCCGCGCCGCGGCGGAAGCGGCGGCAGCGGAGGCGGCCCGGGCGAGCGCCGAGGCGGATGCCCGAGCCGACGCCGAAGCGGCGGCGCGCGCGGGCCGCACCGGCGCGGGGAGCGGGGTGGGCGCCCAGATGGCCTACCTGTTCCGGCACGTCTTCGACTACAACACCGCCGAGTGGGGCGACTACAACTCGTCGGGCGGCGACTGCGTGAACTTCGTCAGCCAGGGGCTGCTCGCCCGGGGCTGGTCGATGGACTCGACCTGGTACTCGAACGGCCCGGGCGCCGCGTCACGGGCGTGGATCTCGACCACCGCGCTGAACGCCTACCTCACCTCGCTCGGCATCCCGCGGCTCGGGCTGGATCAGCTCGACCTGGTGAAGGTGGGCGACGTCGGGGTGTTCGACTGGGGCGAGACCGGGCCGGGGTTCGACCATGCCATGACCGTCTCGAAGGTCGAGCCGGGCCCCGACGGGCCGATCGTCTCCTTCGTGAGCCACAACCTCGACGGCGAGTACCGCGAACTCCGGTACACGCTGTACGAGCAGCACTCGAACTCGAGCGCCTGGATCTTCTCCATTCCCTGAGCGGACACGGCCGACCGGATCAGGCGTCCGACCCGGGCCCGCCGTCGGCCCGCTCGCTCGGCCCGGCCACCGGCCCGCTCGCTCGGCACCGCCTCGGCTACGCCGAAGCCCGCTCCTCGCGCACCCGCTGCCCGACGACCGCGGACACGCCGTCCTGCCGCATCGAGACGCCGTAAAGCGCGTCGGCGATCTCCATGGTGCGCTTCTGGTGCGTGATGACGATGAGCTGGCTCGCCTCGCGCAGGTCTTCGAAGGTGGTGAGCAGCCGCCCGAGGTTGGCGTCGTCGAGCGCGGCCTCGACCTCGTCCATGATGTAGAACGGGCTCGGCCGTGCCTTGAAGATCGCCAGCAGCAGGGCGACCGCCGCGAGCGACCGCTCGCCGCCCGACAGCAGCGAGAGCCGCTCGATCTTCTTGCCGGCGGGCTTCACGCTCACCTCGATGCCGGTGGTGAGCAGGTCGTCGGGGTCGGTCAGCGAGATGCTGCCGACCCCGCCCGGGAACAGCACCGGGAACACCTCGGCGAACGCATCGCGGGTGTCCTCGAACGCCGAGCGGAAGATCGACTCCATGCGCCCGTCGATCTCCTCGATGATCGTGAGGAGGTCGCGGCGGGTGTGCTGCAGGTCGGTGAGCTGCTCGGTGAGGAACCGGTGCCGCTGCTCGAGCGCCGCGAACTCCTCGAGAGCGAGCGGGTTCACCCGGCCGAGCTGGGCGAGCTTGCGCTCCGCCTGGGCGAGGCGGCGCTGCTGCCGGTCGCGGTCGAACGGCTCGGATGCCACGGGCGCGACGTCGTCGGAGCCGGCTGCGTCGACGACCCCGGCGGGGTCATCGCCGCCCGCGTCGGCGGTCGTGCGGGCCCCGGCCTCGCGCGGGGCATCGACCGGCACCGGCACGTCGGGGCCGTACTCGGCGACGAGCACCGACTCGGTCAGTCCGAGCTCGCTTTCGGCGCGCTCGAGGAGCGAGGCGACGTGCAGCTTCTTCTCGTAGATGCGCAGTTCGAGGCCGTGCACGTCCTCGGTGACGGCGTGCAGGCGCTCGCGCACCGCGGCTTCGTCGCGTCGGTGCTGCACGAGCTCTTCGTTGCGGCCCGCTCGCTCGGCCTCGGCGCGACCGAGTGCGACGCGGGCCTCGGCGACCGACCGGTCGACAGACGCGAGCACGGGCGGCAGCAGCGCGGCGACGCGCTGGGCCGCGTCGAGTTGGGCGCGCCGCACGACGGCGCGCCGGGCCGCCTCGGCGGCGGCCTGCTGCTCGGCGGCGTAGCGCCGTTCCATCGCGGCGACCCGATCCTGCTCGGTGCTGACCCGCTGGCGGGCGGCTTCGACGCGCAGGCGCGCTTCGACCTCGTCTTCGCGGGCTCGTTCGAGGGTCGCGGCCGCACCGTCGCGCGGGGCGGTGTCGAGCACCGGTCGCGGTTCGTCTCGGGCGGCGGCGAGCGCGGCCTTCGCGTCGCCGTCGACGCGTTCGGCCTCGGCGACGCGCGCTTCGGCGTTCGCGGACGCTTCGGCGAGTCGAGCCGCGTCGGCCTCGGCGGCTTCGAGCCTGACCCTGGCACGGTTGATGCGTTCGGTGCGCTGGGCGAGTTGGGCGTCGAACTCGCGCAGTGCGGTCAGGGCCTGCTTCGAGGCATCCTTCGCGCCGGTGACGCGTTCGCGCTGGGCGGCGAGTTCCGTGCGCTGCTGCTCGATCGACGCGTTCACCTCGTCGAGCCGCGTGCGCGAGCGGTCGCGTTCGGCGATGAGCTCGATGCGGCTCTGGGTGCGGCCGGTGCCGCCGTGCACGGCGTAGCGGCCGATCACGGTGCCGTCGCGGGTGATCACGGTGGCGGGCCGGTCGAGTGCGGCCAGTGCCGGCGCGGCGGCGCGCACGGCGGCGAGGTCGTCGGCGACGAGCACCTCGGCGAGCAGCGCGAGCACGCCGGCGGGCGCGGTGACCACCTCGGCGGCCGGCACGAGCCCGTCGACCCGCAGGACGGCGGGCGCCGCACCGTCCGGGTCGGCGACGGCGAGGGACACCCGCCCGAGGTCGTCGCGTTCGGCCCGGTCGAGCGCGGCGAGGGCGGCGCCGGCGTCGGCGACGAGCACGGCGTCGGCGAGCGCCCCGAGCGCGGCCGCGACCGCCGCCTCGTAGCCCGGCTCGACCGCCAGGTGCTCGGCGAGCAGTCCGCGAACGCCGTCGACCCCGGCGGCCACGAGGGCCGCCGACCCGTCGCGCTGGTCCAGGGCGAGCGACAGCGCGGCGACGCGTGCGGCGAGGGCCTCGCGCTCGCGCTCGTCGCCGTGCAGGGTCTCGCGGATCCGCTCGATCTCGGCCTCGGCCTCGAAGACCGCGGCCTGGGCGAGTTCGTACGCTTCGTCGAGGTCGGTGTC from Agromyces larvae includes the following:
- a CDS encoding DUF2004 domain-containing protein; the encoded protein is MATEHDYFGIVGDYWSEDVEYADQRVEVVLDADDEQVSTAALDAAATLVGELELVDDELRNAFVTQLDSSSSPVVRFLDTLLDPELEQAEDVEAAIGRDSGDHQVDALRSMSLVRVDLRPEADEQGEPFAEFEYGLAPEDTDERLVVSIDVGREIVDVRFEG
- the ftsY gene encoding signal recognition particle-docking protein FtsY, producing the protein MAERASWSLGNALRGIFGAKTIDDDTWDDLEAALITADFGPAVTEEIVERIRADVDRYKTTDPRDVQRMLREIVEERLAKYDPTLKLTERPAVVLVVGVNGVGKTTTIGKFARFLRTYDRSVVVGAADTFRAAAVDQLATWAERAGASIVRPEREGQDPASVAFQTVEKAKQDGTEIVIIDTAGRLHTKGGLMDELGKIKRVVEKQAPISEVLLVLDATTGQNGLAQAEAFIEHGGVTGLVLTKLDGSAKGGFVLAVQEKTGLPIKLIGQGEGINDLTGFTPHVFAQKLVG
- a CDS encoding serine hydrolase domain-containing protein, translated to MTQLFPRVTPAEAGLDPAALDRLFRSLDGIRDVHSAMVLRDGAVVAEGWWHPYAADEPHLLFSVSKSFTSAAVGLAIDEGLLSLDDRVVDLLPDDAPADPDEHLAELRVGHLLTMTSGHDGDAMRAVDEQPAGPGAGWARQMLALPVVHEPGSRFEYNTGATYLLAAILHRVTGEHLVDYLMPRLFEPLGIDRPTWEEDPDGIVVGGFGLSLTTEQLAAFGQLLLQRGRWGDRQLLPPEWVVAATAAEVPNAPSANPDWEQGYGFQFWRCRFGAYRADGAFGQFAIVWPEPRLVFAITGGLGDMQPVLDAIWAAFPEFAGGEVAASGAIGTDASEHAVPQDLAPLDLATLAVPTVAGSPSSPIEPRIDGRPYAVDANPLGLSSFTVSRDAVGRLVWGLGRDGGPVHVTTGFGAWHPGELPLGEGSALVATSAAWVDETTLAVRIVSVSTPFSWTHTIAFDPDGARAAVTVDQNVAFGPTRLVDAVGRAVPDAA
- a CDS encoding amidase domain-containing protein, coding for MGLKATAAARVDRWNRRGRGGALAAALALVAGTLVTGLIATSQHAAASADWHAAAARIADLRDRHDDAEQTLADEARVLAALVADVDAILVVGAADLGLVPGEAESRLVGARDAAARLLVGDNVDAPAVFDAVEADPAELATAALRADAAEFADAIAPTSGRVTTLVERGRAVAASADRLRTAVARFAVAAADRGTAILAERGDADDAAKAHLSRLLDGLAGHRASRLATAVAAYRDAVAAVVAASEEARARAAAEAAAAEAARASAEADARADAEAAARAGRTGAGSGVGAQMAYLFRHVFDYNTAEWGDYNSSGGDCVNFVSQGLLARGWSMDSTWYSNGPGAASRAWISTTALNAYLTSLGIPRLGLDQLDLVKVGDVGVFDWGETGPGFDHAMTVSKVEPGPDGPIVSFVSHNLDGEYRELRYTLYEQHSNSSAWIFSIP
- the smc gene encoding chromosome segregation protein SMC; this translates as MYLKSLTLKGFKSFAQPTTFAFEPGVTCIVGPNGSGKSNVVDALAWVMGEQGAKSLRGGKMEDVIFAGTSTRGPLGRAEVALTIDNTDGALPIEYSEVTISRTLFRSGQSEYAINGEQCRLLDVQELLSDSGLGREMHVIVGQGQLDQVLHASPFERRGFIEEAAGILKHRRRKEKTLRKLDAMQANLTRLSDLAGELRRQLKPLGRQAEVAREAAGIQAEVRDAKARLLADEVVTLKRALDEHGRSEQERHSERLVLQEQLEQHQLIVQRLEQATLGDGVDEARQSAHALESVQDRLRSLAALAGQRIALLESASEQPDAAPTVTRAAIDAAVTELDGIRTAVDDAAEALDAANRRTATAREELDRVDVEIAAQAERVRAHDLKLTELAGRADAAASKLAAVRGEVLRHRNALEASAERRAAAAAEFAAAEAEQSDADAADTDLDEAYELAQAAVFEAEAEIERIRETLHGDEREREALAARVAALSLALDQRDGSAALVAAGVDGVRGLLAEHLAVEPGYEAAVAAALGALADAVLVADAGAALAALDRAERDDLGRVSLAVADPDGAAPAVLRVDGLVPAAEVVTAPAGVLALLAEVLVADDLAAVRAAAPALAALDRPATVITRDGTVIGRYAVHGGTGRTQSRIELIAERDRSRTRLDEVNASIEQQRTELAAQRERVTGAKDASKQALTALREFDAQLAQRTERINRARVRLEAAEADAARLAEASANAEARVAEAERVDGDAKAALAAARDEPRPVLDTAPRDGAAATLERAREDEVEARLRVEAARQRVSTEQDRVAAMERRYAAEQQAAAEAARRAVVRRAQLDAAQRVAALLPPVLASVDRSVAEARVALGRAEAERAGRNEELVQHRRDEAAVRERLHAVTEDVHGLELRIYEKKLHVASLLERAESELGLTESVLVAEYGPDVPVPVDAPREAGARTTADAGGDDPAGVVDAAGSDDVAPVASEPFDRDRQQRRLAQAERKLAQLGRVNPLALEEFAALEQRHRFLTEQLTDLQHTRRDLLTIIEEIDGRMESIFRSAFEDTRDAFAEVFPVLFPGGVGSISLTDPDDLLTTGIEVSVKPAGKKIERLSLLSGGERSLAAVALLLAIFKARPSPFYIMDEVEAALDDANLGRLLTTFEDLREASQLIVITHQKRTMEIADALYGVSMRQDGVSAVVGQRVREERASA